One genomic window of Caenorhabditis elegans chromosome I includes the following:
- the alg-5 gene encoding Protein argonaute-2 (Confirmed by transcript evidence), translated as MEDQWLLSAIYDDDLVEKLKVRSSTSSRSTSINVPSLENEFLSSSSGSRVSDDLYLHPIEENREPFKLIGKPLPSTTGRFLSLLANHFQITCNGSIIHQYYIRFDPDIPSKKLNRTILRTLQEQNPGLIECPLVFDGIHTVYSTELINVKEVNNSVINVAGVVNTKESPNLFKLYLTHVDSFLLDTKIITGNQDQNQKLRMMHAIDTVFRQTSTGNFHAVLQSFFSIAQNSAIEPSHGLGWGTVNLGVGREVCYGFYQNVVETFDTLTMNLDVATTTFYRPVALVEFLAEILEVPLATVTDGRSLSDVQKKKFNREVAGLKVETRHCSCPRRFRVARCTWKPTENISFHLSETAGNQDSKPLSLVEYYKRRYNIDLTYKHLPCIEVGRTRECILPLELCYVVSGQRCIKKLNEQQIANLIRATSRNATERQNAVMSLQNRLKMDNDVNAVKFGLKVEAQLLKIEGRVLPVPRLLYRSPNLKRQECVTVPNNGTWDMRGKNFYSGIQIREWAIVCFASPEIIGEASMRSFVRNLVNVASEIGMPFLEEHRFCRYAEPDQTVKLLEHLNEQYNLQLVLCIVPGKSVVYGELKRKGELLGLTTQCVRSQNVSKASPHTLSNLCMKINSKLGGINVILSSPPQSLNSEPVLFIGCHLTRSSLASSSDSTSSIAHCDSSIACLVGSMDGHPTQFSPIFRTQPRHQRTIVDMCEMTREAIINFRKSTGFKPHKIIIYRAGIADVTVDEIMQTELRAVRDACAMIEYGFQPGITFIGLDVTHHTRLFAANEKDRVGNSQNVPAGTLVETGITVNNLFEFYLVSHAGIQGTSRPTKYVVMWDDNSIPSADIHEMTYQLCHTQSRCTRSVSIPSPVYYAKLVAQRAKILMADENFDMERFRLCGIGRNDGMSFT; from the exons ATGGAAGACCAATGGTTGCTGTCGGCAATTTATGATGATGATTTGGTCGAAAAGTTAAAAGTGAGGAGTTCCACTTCATCAAGAAGTACTTCGATCAACGTGCCCAGTTTGGAAAATgag tttctcaGCAGTTCTTCTGGATCCAGAGTTTCCGATGATCTCTACCTGCATCCTATTGAAGAAAACAG agagcCATTCAAATTGATAGGAAAGCCACTTCCCAGCACTACAGGACGATTCTTATCACTTCTCGccaatcattttcaaatcacgTGCAATGGATCGATTATTCATCAATACTATATTCGATTCGATCCAGATATTCCGTCGAAAAAGCTGAACAGAACGATTTTGAGAACTCTGCAAGAACAGAATCCCGGACTTATCGAGTGCCCGTTAGTTTTCGATGGAATTCACACTGTGTACTCAACAGAGCTGATTAATGTCAAGGAAGTGAATAATTCAGTCATCAATGTTGCAGGAGTTGTTAATACAAAAGAATCACCTAATCTATTCAAACTCTATCTAACACATGTCGACAGCTTCCTCTTGGATActaaaat TATCACAGGAAATCAGGATCAGAACCAGAAGTTGCGAATGATGCATGCAATTGATACTGTCTTCCGTCAAACTTCTACTGGAAATTTCCATGCCGTGCTTCAATCTTTCTTCTCAATTGCACAAAATTCTGCAATCGAACCCTCGCATGGCCTTGGATGGGGAACTGTCAATTTAGGAGTTGGACGAGAAGTTTGCTAcggtttttatcaaaatgttgttGAGACATTCGATACACTCACTATGAATCTCGACGTTGCAACAACTACATTCTACCGCCCCGTGGCTCTCGTGGAATTCCTTGCTGAAATTCTGGAAGTTCCACTGGCAACAGTCACCGACGGACGTTCGCTGAGCGATgttcaaaagaaaaagttcaacCGTGAAGTGGCCGGACTCAAAGTTGAAACCAGACACTGTAGTTGTCCACGAAGATTTCGTGTCGCCCGTTGCACTTGGAAaccaactgaaaatattagtttCCATCTCTCCGAGACTGCCGGCAATCAAGATTCTAAACCTCTCTCATTGGTTGAATACTATAAAAGGCGTTATAATATCGATCTGACATATAAGCATCTTCCGTGTATTGAAGTTGGACGCACTCGAGAATGTATTCTTCCTTTGGAGCTTTGTTACGTAGTCAGTGGCCAACGATGTATCAAGAAACTGAATGAACAACAGATTGCAAATCTGATCAGAGCAACGAGCCGAAATGCAACTGAACGACAAAATGCAGTCATGAGCCTTCAGAATCGGCTGAAAATGGATAATGATGTCAATGCGGTTAAATTTGGATTAAAAGTTGAAGCTCAATTGTTGAAGATTGAAGGACGTGTCTTGCCGGTTCCGCGTCTTCTCTATCGTTCCCCAAATTTGAAGAGACAAGAGTGTGTAACAGTTCCGAATAATGGAACATGGGATATGAGAGGAAAGAATTTTTACAGCGGAATCCAGATTCGA GAATGGGCAATTGTTTGTTTCGCAAGCCCAGAGATTATCGGAGAAGCCAGCATGCGTTCATTTGTCAGAAATCTCGTCAATGTTGCCTCTGAAATTGGAATGCCTTTTCTCGAAGAACACCGATTCTGCAG ATACGCAGAACCAGACCAGACTGTGAAGCTTCTCGAACATTTGAATGAACAATACAATCTTCAACTCGTTTTATGCATTGTCCCCGGAAAATCTGTAGTTTATGGAGAATTGAAACGAAAAGGAGAGCTACTTGGTTTGACAACTCAATGTGTTCGATctcaaaatgtttcgaaaGCGTCACCACACACTCTTTCTAATCTCTGTATGAAAATCAACTCGAAACTCGGAGGCATTAATGTAATCCTATCCTCTCCTCCACAATCTCTAAATTCTGAACCAGTACTTTTTATCGGATGTCATTTAACTCGAAGTTCACTCGCCTCATCTTCTGATTCCACATCTTCTATAGCTCATTGTGATTCCTCCATCGCTTGTCTCGTCGGTTCAATGGATGGACATCCTACTCAGTTTTCTCCAATCTTTCGTACTCAACCACGTCATCAAAGAACTATTGTCGATATGTGTGAAATGACACGTGAAGCTATTATCAATTTCCGAAAGTCTACAGGATTTAAACCCCACAAAATTATCATTTATCGTGCTGGAATCGCAGATGTGACTGTCGATGAAATCATGCAAACGGAATTACGTGCTGTACGGGATGCATGTGCTATGATCGAATACGGTTTCCAGCCAGGAATCACTTTTATTGGGTTAGATGTCACTCATCATACGAGACTTTTTGCAGCTaatgaaaaa gATCGCGTCGGAAATAGTCAAAATGTGCCAGCTGGAACTCTCGTGGAAACAGGAATCACTGTGAATAATCTCTTCGAGTTCTACCTCGTATCACATGCAGGAATTCAAGGAACTTCTCGCCCGACGAAGTATGTTGTCATGTGGGACGATAATTCAATACCATCTGCCGATATTCATGAGATGACCTATCAG CTATGTCACACTCAATCCAGATGCACAAGAAGCGTCTCCATTCCTTCGCCAGTATACTATGCAAAATTAGTAGCTCAACGAGCAAAAATATTGATGGCTGATGAGAATTTTGATATGGAACGATTCCGTTTGTGT GGAATTGGTCGGAACGATGGAATGTCATTCACCTAA
- the cfi-1 gene encoding AT-rich interactive domain-containing protein cfi-1 (Confirmed by transcript evidence): protein MSVRIDEPQLFVSMSKEPTQETVNVGGHHDDSSSNCDERVDDQTEEQKSPPASPDLTANLNVFDLESRQKVVQRLLNSQLNLSNLRAPLNLPPIFQALQGPFSIQQQLLGLASGLTAISPGLDDYDEENTNQGEPEDLTLGGFRKETSVKSEEPSESGINASGPAWSYEEQFKQLYELSDDVKRKEWLDDWLNFMHRIGKPVTRIPIMAKQVLDLYELYRLVVQHGGLVEIINKKLWREITKGLNLPSSITSAAFTLRTQYQKYLYDYECEKEKLSNQSDLQQAIDGNRREAPGRRTAPSFPLPFQLPHAASAAATMLNNQLNGLGMRNDLLDDENTLSLQASGLFGTSYGAEQMAILEAHQRNLERAQRAVQQQVARQSLGLTACSNGNGGNIHNSGRESTSSNDSDIPAKRPKLENDVKTNGASSMRISTKHSDNSKTSMSVSMEINGITYQGVLFALDETVSES from the exons ATGTCCGTAAGGATTGACGAACCGCAACTGTTCGTCAGTATGTCAAAGGAGCCGACTCAAGAAACTGTTAATGTTGGTGGACATCATGATGATTCAAGCAGTAATTGTGATGAACGAGTTGATGATCAAACAGAAGAG cagaaATCACCTCCAGCTTCTCCCGATCTAACAGCAAACCTAAACGTATTCGACCTGGAATCCCGGCAAAAAGTAGTTCAACGACTTCTAAATTCACAATTGAATCTGTCAAATCTACGAGCGCCTCTCAATTTACCACCGATCTTTCAAGCACTTCAGGGTCCATTCAGTATTCAGCAACAGCTTCTAGGTCTTGCGTCAGGCTTAACAGCAATTTCTCCGGGACTTGACGACTATGACGAAGAGAACACTAATCAAGGAGAACCAGAAGATTTGACATTAGGAGGATTCAGAAAAGAAACATCAGTGAAATCAGAAGAACCATCAGAATCTGGTATAAATGCATCTGGTCCAGCATGGTCATACGAAGAACAGTTTAAGCAG ttgtacGAATTGTCAGACGATGTGAAAAGGAAGGAATGGTTGGATGATTGGCTCAATTTCATGCATAGAATAG gaaaaccGGTAACACGAATTCCAATAATGGCAAAGCAAGTACTTGATCTTTATGAATTATATCGACTTGTTGTACAACATGGCGGTCTTgttgaaataataaataagaaattatGGAGAGAAATAACAAAAGGACTAAATCTTCCATCATCTATCACATCAGCTGCTTTTACTCTTCGAAcacaatatcaaaaatatttatatgatTATGAGTGTGAAAAAGAGAAACTTTCAAATCAATCTGATCTTCAACAAGCAATTGATGGTAATCGACGAGAAGCACCTGGAAGACGGACGGCTCCATCATTTCCATTACCTTTTCAACTTCCACATGCTGCAAGTGCTGCTGCAACAATGCTTAATAATCAATTAAATGGATTAGGAATGAGAAATG ACCTCCTTGACGATGAAAATACATTAAGTCTCCAGGCTTCTGGCCTCTTTGGAACAAGCTATGGAGCCGAGCAAATGGCAATACTTGAAGCTCATCAAAGAAATCTAGAAAGAGCTCAGAGAGCTGTTCAACAGCAAGTCGCGCGCCAAAGTCTAGGGCTCACAGCATGTTCAAATGGCAATGGAGGAAATATTCATAATTCTGGAAGAGAATCTACGTCTAGTAATGACTCAGACATTCCtg cgaaaagaccaaaactagaaaatgaCGTCAAAACAAATGGTGCATCGAGTATGAGGATTAGTACAAAACATTCAG ataactCAAAGACATCAATGTCAGTATCAATGGAAATCAACGGAATCACCTATCAAGGAGTATTATTCGCTCTCGACGAGACAGTCTCAGAGTCTTAA